A genomic region of Anaerolineales bacterium contains the following coding sequences:
- the porA gene encoding pyruvate ferredoxin oxidoreductase, with product MAKGKLSVMEGSMAVAQAVRACRPAVVSAYPITPQTHIIEFLAQMVANGELEAEYIRADSEFSAISILAGASATGVRTYTASSSQGLLLMTEMIYYLAGTRLPVVLTGANRQITAPIGLQPDHQDTMSFRDAGLIELYVEDVQEAYDTHIQAFKIAEDHDILLPIMVCMDGFVLTHVYEPVKTFNQEDVDAFLPPYVPIHYMTPEKPMVFGSGTDEPNTMEFHYMGQQAALRAINKIEVVAREFEASFGHYRGGLIDTYATEDAEVILVAMGSVIGTLREAVDILRSEGTKVGLVKVRSFRPFPAEALRQAISHAGAVAVLDRALSFGFEGILATDVKSALYDAPKRPLILGMMVGFGGREVNLETIREVVQRTQRALDTGSVPNQAEFIGLKTDTLPSFRV from the coding sequence ATGGCAAAAGGTAAACTATCTGTAATGGAAGGCTCAATGGCAGTCGCGCAGGCTGTCAGAGCCTGCCGACCAGCAGTGGTCTCTGCTTATCCTATCACGCCCCAAACCCACATCATCGAGTTTCTCGCCCAGATGGTTGCCAATGGCGAGCTCGAGGCTGAGTACATCCGGGCAGACTCAGAATTTTCTGCAATTTCTATTTTAGCAGGTGCCAGTGCCACAGGCGTGCGCACCTACACCGCCTCATCGTCACAAGGTCTGCTCTTGATGACCGAGATGATCTATTACCTGGCTGGCACAAGGTTACCGGTGGTATTAACCGGTGCGAATCGCCAGATCACTGCCCCGATTGGTTTACAGCCTGACCACCAGGACACGATGAGTTTTCGCGATGCAGGCCTTATCGAGCTCTATGTGGAGGATGTTCAAGAAGCTTATGATACCCATATCCAGGCGTTCAAAATTGCCGAGGATCACGATATTTTGTTGCCGATCATGGTATGCATGGACGGCTTCGTTTTGACGCATGTTTATGAGCCGGTAAAGACCTTTAACCAGGAAGATGTAGATGCTTTCCTGCCTCCATACGTACCCATCCATTATATGACCCCTGAAAAGCCCATGGTCTTTGGTTCCGGAACCGATGAGCCAAACACCATGGAATTTCATTACATGGGTCAGCAGGCTGCACTGCGGGCCATCAACAAAATCGAAGTTGTGGCGCGTGAGTTTGAAGCCAGCTTTGGGCATTATCGGGGTGGCCTGATTGACACGTATGCCACGGAGGATGCAGAAGTAATCCTGGTAGCCATGGGCTCTGTGATCGGTACCCTGCGCGAAGCTGTAGATATCCTGCGGAGTGAGGGGACAAAGGTCGGGTTGGTCAAAGTGCGCAGTTTCCGACCTTTTCCAGCTGAAGCACTAAGGCAAGCGATCAGCCATGCAGGTGCGGTGGCTGTGTTGGATCGGGCCCTGTCTTTCGGTTTCGAAGGGATACTTGCCACCGATGTCAAATCGGCACTATACGATGCACCCAAACGCCCCCTGATATTAGGCATGATGGTCGGTTTTGGTGGGCGAGAAGTAAATCTGGAAACCATTCGTGAGGTTGTCCAACGCACTCAGCGGGCGTTGGATACCGGCAGTGTTCCCAACCAGGCCGAATTCATCGGATTGAAGACGGATACCCTGCCATCGTTTAGAGTATAG
- a CDS encoding pyruvate ferredoxin oxidoreductase, producing the protein MLFTPGHRACPGCGATIAVRAILEATGPDVIVVSPTGCLETFSAQYPYSPWGVPWLHVLFENAGAVASGVEAALKKRGLADKVKVVIIGGDGGTHDIGLGALSGMLERGHNVTYICYDNEAYMNTGVQRSSSTPVGASTATSPVGKQSWGKERPKKNLPAIVMAHGAPYVATASIAYPKDITRKVKQALSIEGPKYIEIHSPCPIGWGFESASTIELAKLAVQTGLVPIYEAFQGQPLKVRKIPKRVPVTEYLRGQKRFRHLVEGEGDELHIAQIQAIADANAAHYGL; encoded by the coding sequence ATGCTCTTCACACCTGGTCATCGCGCCTGCCCTGGCTGCGGGGCTACCATTGCCGTGCGCGCCATCCTGGAAGCGACCGGACCGGACGTGATTGTGGTCAGCCCGACAGGTTGCCTGGAGACTTTTTCCGCTCAATATCCCTACTCGCCCTGGGGTGTCCCCTGGTTGCATGTCCTGTTTGAAAACGCAGGAGCAGTCGCCTCAGGGGTTGAAGCCGCCCTCAAAAAACGCGGGCTTGCCGATAAGGTTAAGGTTGTCATCATCGGTGGCGATGGTGGCACGCACGATATTGGTCTGGGCGCACTCTCAGGCATGTTGGAACGTGGTCATAATGTGACCTATATCTGCTATGACAACGAAGCATACATGAATACCGGTGTGCAGCGTTCCAGCTCCACGCCTGTGGGCGCTTCCACAGCGACCAGCCCGGTGGGTAAACAGTCCTGGGGCAAAGAACGCCCGAAGAAAAACCTGCCTGCTATCGTCATGGCACATGGCGCTCCGTACGTAGCTACCGCGTCGATTGCCTATCCCAAGGATATCACCCGCAAAGTAAAGCAAGCTTTGTCGATTGAGGGGCCGAAATATATCGAAATTCACAGCCCATGCCCTATCGGGTGGGGGTTTGAATCCGCATCAACCATCGAGCTGGCCAAGTTAGCTGTCCAAACAGGTCTTGTGCCAATCTATGAGGCTTTTCAGGGCCAACCTCTCAAGGTACGCAAAATCCCCAAGCGTGTCCCCGTGACCGAATATCTGCGGGGGCAAAAGCGGTTTCGTCACCTCGTTGAAGGTGAAGGCGATGAGCTACATATCGCGCAAATACAAGCGATTGCCGATGCAAATGCGGCTCACTACGGGTTGTAA
- a CDS encoding anion permease, whose protein sequence is MSPLIIVIIILALVFDFLNGVHDSSNVVATMISSRALPPRVALWMTAAANFVGPFIFGVAVAETIGNEVVESAAINLLVILAALTSAILWNLLTWYLGFPSSSSHALIGGLIGAVLIDAGWSAIMLPGLLKVLLSLFLSPMIGFAFGFIVLRLIYLACWNASPRVNKYFNRGQILTSLSLALSHGTNDAQKTMGIITLALVTGGYLSTFEVPKWVILACATMIAAGTALGGWRLIKTLGAKFFRIRPVDGFSSQLASSVVILSASLVGGPVSTTQVVSSSIMGVGAAERKNKVRWGVAQEIGMAWLLTIPATALVGAGIYWVISLIIGLFN, encoded by the coding sequence ATGAGCCCATTAATTATCGTCATCATCATCTTGGCTCTGGTCTTCGATTTCTTAAATGGAGTCCACGATTCGAGCAACGTCGTGGCGACCATGATCTCTTCACGGGCATTACCCCCTCGGGTTGCCTTGTGGATGACTGCGGCTGCGAATTTTGTTGGCCCGTTCATTTTTGGCGTGGCAGTCGCGGAGACGATCGGCAATGAGGTGGTTGAATCGGCGGCGATTAACCTGCTGGTGATCTTGGCCGCCCTGACCAGTGCCATATTATGGAACCTGCTCACCTGGTACTTGGGGTTCCCCAGCAGCTCGTCACACGCATTGATCGGCGGTTTGATCGGCGCGGTGCTCATCGATGCAGGCTGGAGTGCCATCATGCTGCCAGGCTTGCTCAAAGTCTTGCTCTCCTTGTTCCTATCCCCGATGATTGGCTTCGCCTTCGGTTTCATTGTCTTACGCTTGATCTACCTGGCCTGCTGGAATGCATCGCCAAGGGTCAATAAATACTTCAATCGTGGTCAGATTCTCACTTCTCTTTCTCTGGCGCTCTCCCACGGTACCAATGATGCTCAAAAGACGATGGGCATCATCACCCTGGCATTGGTCACCGGAGGATATTTATCAACTTTTGAAGTGCCCAAATGGGTCATCCTAGCTTGTGCAACGATGATAGCGGCCGGTACAGCCCTGGGCGGGTGGAGGTTGATCAAGACCCTGGGCGCGAAATTTTTCCGCATCCGACCCGTGGATGGATTTTCTTCTCAGCTCGCTTCCTCGGTCGTGATCTTGAGCGCTTCATTAGTAGGAGGTCCGGTAAGCACCACCCAGGTGGTCAGCTCATCCATCATGGGTGTCGGGGCTGCTGAGAGAAAGAACAAGGTACGCTGGGGCGTTGCGCAGGAAATCGGCATGGCCTGGCTCCTGACCATCCCGGCTACTGCGCTGGTGGGGGCTGGCATTTATTGGGTGATCAGCTTGATCATCGGTCTATTTAATTAA
- a CDS encoding DUF47 domain-containing protein — protein sequence MRSYFKKRESVFIKLIHDQAALTLQGLEALKAYMAEDTTAAARLETNEKEADEARRILISELNKTFVTPFDREDIFSLSRTIDDVLDYAYSTVTEMEVLRVRPTAFMLRIASLLRDAAYELLMAVDRLELHPEVANEHAQRAKTLENRVEEVYREALADLFSGAEDIKHVMKMLKSREVYRHLSNAADRGDEAANVIADIVVKIT from the coding sequence ATGCGCAGTTATTTTAAAAAGCGAGAGAGCGTCTTCATCAAGCTGATCCATGATCAAGCCGCGCTAACCTTGCAAGGCTTAGAAGCCCTGAAAGCCTACATGGCTGAAGACACGACCGCGGCTGCACGATTGGAAACCAATGAGAAAGAAGCTGATGAAGCCCGGAGAATCCTGATTTCTGAGCTGAATAAGACCTTCGTCACCCCCTTCGATCGGGAGGATATCTTTTCACTATCACGCACCATAGATGATGTGCTGGATTATGCTTACAGCACGGTGACCGAGATGGAAGTCCTACGCGTGCGCCCAACAGCGTTCATGCTGCGAATTGCATCATTACTCAGGGATGCGGCTTATGAATTGTTGATGGCGGTTGACCGCCTGGAGCTCCATCCTGAAGTTGCCAATGAGCATGCCCAGCGGGCTAAGACCCTTGAAAACCGGGTTGAGGAAGTCTACCGAGAGGCACTGGCCGATCTCTTCAGCGGTGCGGAGGATATCAAGCATGTGATGAAGATGTTGAAATCGCGCGAGGTTTATCGTCATCTCAGTAATGCGGCTGACAGGGGTGACGAAGCTGCCAATGTCATCGCCGATATCGTCGTGAAGATCACGTAG
- a CDS encoding sugar ABC transporter ATP-binding protein, with the protein METTISIKNLTKKFGKVVALDHVSLEIEPGNFVTLLGPSGCGKTTLLRCVAGLEDPDGGEIYIGNKLVFSYDKGISLASSKRDLGLVFQNYALWPHMKVDKNITFALEIQKMPKAEMEKRVKESLKEVQMEGFEDRYPREMSGGQQQRIALARMLAYRPKVFLMDEPLSNLDARLRMDMRTELKRLHHLSGATTIYVTHDQVEALTMSTIIAIMKGGVVQQYDTPDRVYHFPANLFVADFIGNPKVNLLDGVVSGKNSVDLGKFMITINTGNAYGSVVVGIRPEDIAIFSQPLPEAVEFSAYSVLPSGADSTIIARLGEMELTVRVMGISKIQMDDRIWLKFNPETLNLYDKASGNLITPNN; encoded by the coding sequence ATGGAAACAACCATCAGTATAAAAAATTTAACAAAAAAATTTGGTAAAGTGGTTGCCCTGGATCATGTCAGCTTGGAAATCGAACCAGGGAACTTCGTAACACTTTTGGGGCCATCTGGGTGCGGCAAGACGACGCTGCTGCGCTGCGTGGCTGGTTTGGAAGACCCAGATGGCGGCGAGATCTATATTGGTAATAAGTTGGTTTTTTCTTACGACAAGGGTATTTCGCTTGCCTCCAGTAAGCGCGATTTAGGGTTGGTTTTCCAGAATTATGCCTTATGGCCGCATATGAAGGTGGATAAGAACATTACTTTTGCCCTGGAAATCCAGAAAATGCCCAAGGCTGAGATGGAAAAGCGGGTGAAAGAATCGCTCAAAGAAGTACAGATGGAAGGCTTTGAAGATCGTTATCCACGCGAAATGAGTGGAGGCCAACAGCAGCGCATTGCATTAGCTCGTATGCTCGCCTATCGCCCGAAGGTGTTCCTGATGGACGAACCGCTCTCAAATCTGGATGCCCGCCTGCGCATGGACATGCGCACCGAACTCAAACGGTTGCATCATCTTTCCGGCGCTACCACCATCTATGTGACCCACGACCAGGTGGAAGCATTAACCATGTCCACCATCATTGCTATCATGAAAGGAGGTGTTGTGCAACAGTATGATACCCCCGATAGGGTCTACCATTTCCCCGCTAATCTTTTCGTAGCGGATTTCATTGGTAATCCAAAAGTGAACTTGCTGGATGGTGTGGTTAGTGGGAAGAATTCTGTCGACCTAGGGAAATTTATGATCACGATAAATACCGGTAACGCATATGGCAGCGTAGTAGTAGGCATTCGGCCTGAAGATATCGCCATATTCTCCCAACCTCTCCCTGAAGCAGTGGAGTTCAGCGCCTATTCCGTCCTGCCCTCCGGAGCAGACTCGACCATTATTGCTCGCCTGGGTGAGATGGAACTGACCGTTAGAGTCATGGGCATCAGCAAAATCCAGATGGATGACCGGATCTGGTTAAAATTTAATCCTGAAACGCTAAACCTCTACGATAAAGCAAGCGGAAATTTGATTACCCCCAATAATTAA
- a CDS encoding iron ABC transporter permease: protein MQIPATSSQPFLLKLQASSRRFFHWLTKPHVVLALIMLGLMAIMVVNPLYQLVETTFTWQPVDTSRIPGAVNGEFTLFHWIRMSTGIFGRIYTYTPLMHSMTIAMGTVVLALIIGGSLAWLVVRTDMPGRKLVTSLAVLPYIMPSWTLAQAWLVLFKNRTVGGAPGMIESIFGVSPPDWLSYGPVPIIICCALHYYTFFFLFVSAALMSIDSNLEEAGELMGADRWRILRKITLPLVLPALLSGFIMTFSKVMGTFGGPNILGSPVRYYVVATMIRGSLAAGDKADAFVLAIVLIMFSMVTISLNQRLTGTRRSYETIGGRGFVSNPSKLRNMKKVLFVVVISFQLMVLVVPLGLLIYDTFLLRTGDYSLSNLTLQNWIGQPNPLYNDGEPGVLLNPKIYKTAWNSIRLALYTSFFTALLGVLLGYSIVKGRGTRLAKLIDQLAYIPYVIPGIAFGAVYIAMFAKKIGPLPSLYGTFALLVIVSVAKHIPYSSRSGVSAMMQVGHELEEAAQVSGASVWQRFRRVIFPLTMSGFISGFLLTFITTMRELSLIILLVTRDTQLLASLTMRYIEAGRDQMGNIVVLILIIITIIGNAIISRFSGGSLKKGLGM, encoded by the coding sequence ATGCAAATCCCTGCGACCTCCTCACAACCCTTCTTACTGAAGCTTCAGGCTAGTTCCCGTAGATTCTTTCACTGGCTGACCAAACCACACGTCGTCTTAGCTTTGATCATGCTCGGGCTGATGGCCATAATGGTCGTCAACCCTCTATATCAACTGGTTGAGACCACGTTTACCTGGCAGCCTGTTGATACCAGCCGTATCCCTGGTGCTGTGAACGGTGAATTCACGCTTTTTCACTGGATCAGGATGTCGACGGGGATATTTGGCCGAATATATACCTACACCCCCCTGATGCATTCGATGACCATCGCCATGGGCACGGTTGTCCTTGCTCTAATCATCGGCGGTTCGCTGGCTTGGCTGGTTGTGCGTACCGATATGCCTGGTAGAAAGCTTGTCACCTCACTAGCGGTTTTGCCCTACATTATGCCTTCCTGGACATTAGCTCAAGCCTGGCTGGTGCTGTTCAAGAATAGGACAGTCGGTGGAGCCCCGGGAATGATTGAATCCATTTTTGGAGTAAGTCCGCCCGACTGGTTGTCGTATGGACCCGTGCCGATTATCATTTGTTGTGCGCTGCACTATTACACCTTCTTTTTTCTATTTGTTTCAGCAGCGCTGATGTCGATCGATTCCAACCTTGAAGAAGCAGGAGAACTGATGGGTGCTGACCGATGGCGTATCTTACGGAAGATCACCCTGCCGTTGGTTCTACCGGCTTTACTGTCTGGTTTCATTATGACTTTCTCCAAGGTGATGGGCACGTTCGGCGGACCGAATATCCTGGGCTCACCGGTTCGGTATTATGTGGTTGCTACCATGATCCGAGGCAGTCTGGCAGCTGGAGACAAGGCTGATGCCTTCGTGCTGGCGATCGTCCTGATCATGTTCTCCATGGTAACCATTTCGCTCAACCAGAGACTGACCGGTACGCGCAGGAGTTATGAGACAATCGGGGGGCGAGGGTTTGTCTCCAATCCAAGTAAATTAAGGAATATGAAGAAGGTTCTCTTTGTGGTCGTGATCAGTTTTCAGCTGATGGTTCTTGTAGTACCGTTGGGATTGCTGATTTATGACACATTCCTGCTGCGGACGGGGGATTACAGCTTAAGCAATCTGACTTTGCAGAACTGGATCGGACAACCTAACCCGTTGTACAACGACGGCGAACCGGGAGTCCTTCTTAACCCGAAAATCTACAAAACCGCCTGGAATTCCATACGGCTTGCCTTGTATACATCGTTTTTCACCGCCCTGCTTGGTGTCCTGCTTGGATATTCCATCGTTAAAGGCCGTGGTACCCGGCTTGCTAAGCTGATCGACCAGCTTGCATACATTCCGTATGTCATCCCGGGCATCGCTTTTGGCGCGGTTTATATTGCCATGTTCGCCAAGAAGATAGGACCATTGCCTTCCTTATATGGAACATTTGCCCTGTTGGTGATTGTCTCGGTGGCTAAACACATCCCCTACTCTTCGCGTTCAGGGGTCTCAGCTATGATGCAGGTGGGGCACGAACTGGAGGAGGCTGCCCAAGTGTCCGGTGCTAGTGTCTGGCAGCGTTTCAGACGTGTCATCTTTCCGCTAACCATGAGTGGTTTCATTTCCGGTTTCCTGCTGACGTTTATCACTACCATGCGCGAGCTGTCCTTAATTATCCTGCTTGTCACCCGTGACACCCAGTTGCTGGCAAGCCTGACCATGAGGTATATCGAAGCCGGAAGAGATCAAATGGGGAACATTGTCGTCCTGATCTTGATAATCATCACAATCATAGGGAACGCCATCATCAGTCGCTTCTCAGGCGGCAGTCTAAAAAAGGGTCTCGGGATGTAA
- the pfkB gene encoding 1-phosphofructokinase has translation MIYTITLNPALDRELTVHQIELNRVLRSQSIQIDYGGKGFNVSRALLALGVKSTALGFIGGSVGAQLAAGISSLGIHTDFVHIQGETRTNLSVVDADHRNYLKVNEPGPWVSEVETAALLGKISALASPGDWWILAGSMPPGIQPSFITKIINRIQSVGAYAAVDMEGACLLTACKAGAFLVKPNAYEAAGLTGRDTSTTTRAARTLFKIHDLGTRQAVISLGKAGAVYSDGNRVWWAIPPTIEEHNPIGAGDAMLAGMIYGLSQQLPGEDTLRWGVACGAAAASLDGTAVGTLPLIETLLENVKSGEYLEKGKASQL, from the coding sequence ATGATTTACACCATTACGCTTAATCCTGCCCTTGACCGTGAATTGACGGTTCACCAGATTGAGCTGAACCGCGTCCTGCGCTCCCAGTCCATTCAGATCGATTATGGAGGCAAGGGGTTTAATGTCTCGCGCGCCTTGCTTGCCCTGGGAGTTAAAAGCACCGCCCTGGGATTTATCGGGGGAAGCGTGGGCGCTCAATTGGCGGCAGGAATATCCAGCCTGGGAATCCACACCGACTTCGTGCACATCCAGGGTGAAACGCGCACCAACTTGAGCGTGGTGGATGCGGATCATCGTAATTACCTCAAAGTAAATGAGCCTGGTCCGTGGGTATCTGAGGTTGAAACGGCAGCCCTGCTGGGAAAGATCAGCGCCCTGGCAAGCCCAGGGGATTGGTGGATCCTGGCGGGGAGCATGCCGCCTGGCATACAGCCCTCCTTCATTACTAAGATTATCAACCGGATTCAATCTGTGGGCGCCTATGCTGCTGTGGACATGGAAGGCGCTTGCCTTCTAACGGCCTGTAAAGCGGGTGCATTCCTGGTCAAACCGAACGCCTACGAAGCCGCAGGCTTGACGGGAAGGGACACATCCACAACCACCCGCGCAGCCAGGACTCTGTTTAAGATTCATGACCTCGGTACGAGGCAAGCAGTGATTTCGCTGGGGAAAGCAGGGGCTGTCTATTCGGATGGCAATCGGGTTTGGTGGGCAATCCCACCCACGATTGAAGAACACAATCCCATTGGGGCAGGAGATGCCATGCTGGCAGGCATGATCTACGGCTTATCCCAACAGCTGCCAGGAGAGGACACCTTGCGTTGGGGGGTGGCTTGCGGAGCAGCAGCAGCCAGCCTGGACGGCACCGCTGTGGGAACGCTTCCACTCATTGAAACGCTGCTTGAAAATGTAAAGTCAGGTGAATACCTGGAAAAAGGCAAGGCGTCTCAGCTGTGA
- a CDS encoding MFS transporter, whose protein sequence is MPGGWKNMALRIHPPGINPGSKAGTTFRALRHRNYKLWFFGQGVSLIGTWMQSVAQQVLVYRLTGSAVSLGIVNLMTVLPLLPFSFWGGTLADRVSKRKILLITQSLMLIQAVILAALTWTGLVQVWQVYLMAFLLGVLKAVDMPPRQSFVVEMVEGKDDLTSAIGLNSAIHNTARTLGPVIAGIVVATRGEAVAFFLNSLSFLAVIISLLFMRNLPQPTSSKQHLSQVLADAREGIRFVIKQQLLLVLMSLVAVTSFLSRPYQTLLPVFADNMLGGSAQPLVDFFCNGPLRTLTCQQPEALPLGLLYSAIGIGAVAGAVLVASLPPAARRGRLLSVGNLGLPVLLLAFVSSQLFITSLVLMALVGMAQVFQNTLANTLVQINSPDNLRGRVMSQYSLVTQGMHQLGGLQAGIVADWIGAPLSVAIGATLSLLYGIFVFFKFPRVREMA, encoded by the coding sequence ATGCCCGGCGGCTGGAAAAATATGGCGCTTAGGATCCATCCGCCTGGAATTAATCCTGGGTCGAAAGCAGGCACGACTTTTCGGGCCTTGCGGCACCGCAACTATAAACTGTGGTTCTTTGGGCAGGGGGTCTCGCTGATCGGCACCTGGATGCAGTCAGTCGCTCAACAGGTGCTGGTCTACCGCCTGACTGGTTCAGCGGTGTCGCTTGGCATCGTAAACCTGATGACCGTGCTCCCCCTCCTGCCCTTTTCCTTCTGGGGTGGCACGCTGGCCGATCGGGTTTCCAAGCGCAAGATATTGTTAATCACCCAGAGCCTCATGCTGATCCAGGCAGTCATCCTGGCAGCCCTCACCTGGACGGGGCTTGTTCAAGTCTGGCAGGTTTATCTGATGGCTTTCCTGTTGGGGGTGTTGAAGGCAGTTGACATGCCGCCTCGACAGTCCTTCGTGGTGGAGATGGTGGAGGGTAAAGATGACCTGACCAGCGCCATAGGCTTGAATTCGGCCATCCACAACACAGCCCGTACCCTGGGACCGGTGATCGCGGGTATAGTGGTTGCCACGCGGGGTGAAGCAGTAGCGTTCTTCCTGAACAGCCTGAGCTTCCTGGCGGTGATCATCAGCTTACTGTTCATGCGTAACCTGCCTCAACCGACCAGCTCGAAACAGCATCTGTCACAGGTACTCGCCGATGCGCGTGAAGGCATCCGCTTTGTGATCAAACAGCAATTGCTGCTTGTGCTGATGAGCCTGGTGGCGGTCACCTCTTTTCTGTCGCGGCCTTACCAGACCTTGCTACCCGTTTTCGCCGATAACATGCTGGGTGGCAGTGCCCAGCCACTGGTCGATTTTTTCTGTAACGGACCCTTGCGGACGCTGACCTGCCAGCAGCCGGAAGCCCTGCCGCTGGGATTGCTATATTCTGCCATCGGGATCGGCGCGGTGGCAGGGGCAGTGTTAGTAGCCTCACTCCCGCCGGCCGCACGGCGTGGGCGGCTGCTATCGGTGGGAAATCTGGGCCTGCCGGTCTTGTTGCTAGCTTTTGTCTCTTCGCAGCTATTCATCACCTCCTTAGTGCTCATGGCATTGGTAGGTATGGCACAGGTGTTCCAGAACACGCTAGCCAACACCCTGGTGCAGATTAATTCTCCCGATAACCTGCGCGGCCGGGTGATGAGCCAATATTCGCTGGTGACGCAAGGGATGCACCAGCTGGGTGGCTTACAGGCTGGCATTGTCGCCGATTGGATCGGCGCACCATTATCGGTGGCAATCGGTGCCACGCTTTCCTTGCTTTATGGAATCTTCGTTTTCTTCAAGTTCCCGCGCGTGCGGGAAATGGCATAA
- a CDS encoding phosphoglycerate mutase (catalyzes the interconversion of 3-phosphoglycerate and 2-phosphoglycerate; this enzyme does not require the cofactor 2,3-bisphosphoglycerate as a phosphate donor; BPG-independent PGAM; aPGAM) — protein MDSDLIQRLVTPAQTKIVMLIMDGLGGLPREPGGKTELETANTPNLEALAERSNLGLTIPVAPGITPGSGPGHLALFGYDPIQHEIGRGAMEALGVDFELGPDDLAARGNYCTVGSDGCIIDRRAGRISTEVNRHLSSLLSTIKLAEAETFIEPVKEHRFAFILRAAGLDDALTETDPQKTGIAPWPVRALDGRSQKAASLANQFIDRAQKLLEGQSPANMILLRGFARPPALPAFQERYGLHAAAIAVNGMYRGVARLVGMQVLPLAGPSLQDEFEALEQHWDQFDFFYLHVKQTDTCGEQGDFEGKVKAIETVDAFLPRLMALRPDVVIVGGDHSSPAVMKFHSWHPVPLLVYSHFICPDGTAEFGERACSRGSLGTIPATSIMPIALANARRLEKYGA, from the coding sequence ATGGATTCGGACCTGATCCAGAGATTAGTCACCCCTGCTCAGACCAAAATCGTCATGCTCATCATGGACGGCCTGGGAGGCTTGCCACGTGAACCCGGCGGCAAGACCGAGCTGGAGACTGCCAACACCCCCAACCTGGAAGCTCTGGCAGAACGGTCCAACCTGGGCCTGACCATCCCGGTTGCCCCTGGCATCACCCCTGGCAGTGGGCCGGGTCACCTGGCTTTGTTTGGGTACGATCCCATCCAGCACGAGATAGGACGGGGTGCCATGGAAGCCCTGGGGGTAGATTTTGAGCTTGGGCCAGACGACCTGGCAGCGCGCGGCAATTACTGCACGGTCGGTTCAGATGGGTGCATCATCGACCGCCGCGCCGGCCGTATCTCCACCGAGGTCAACCGGCATTTATCCAGTCTTCTTTCCACGATAAAGCTGGCAGAGGCTGAAACCTTCATCGAGCCTGTCAAAGAACATCGCTTTGCATTCATCCTACGGGCAGCGGGCCTGGATGATGCGCTAACCGAAACCGACCCTCAAAAAACAGGCATAGCTCCCTGGCCAGTACGCGCCCTGGATGGTCGGTCGCAAAAAGCAGCCAGCCTGGCCAATCAGTTCATCGATCGAGCGCAAAAGCTACTGGAAGGACAATCACCCGCCAACATGATCCTGCTGCGTGGCTTTGCCCGGCCGCCGGCGCTGCCCGCTTTCCAGGAACGCTACGGACTGCATGCAGCAGCGATCGCGGTGAATGGTATGTACCGCGGGGTTGCCCGCCTAGTGGGCATGCAGGTACTCCCGCTAGCAGGGCCCTCTCTGCAGGATGAATTCGAGGCCCTTGAGCAGCACTGGGATCAATTTGATTTCTTTTACCTCCATGTGAAGCAGACGGATACCTGCGGCGAGCAGGGAGATTTCGAAGGTAAGGTCAAGGCGATTGAGACGGTGGATGCATTCCTGCCGCGGCTGATGGCTCTGCGGCCCGATGTGGTTATTGTGGGTGGTGATCACTCCTCTCCGGCAGTCATGAAATTTCACTCGTGGCACCCTGTGCCGCTTCTGGTCTACTCACATTTTATCTGCCCGGATGGGACGGCTGAGTTCGGTGAGCGCGCCTGTTCCAGGGGTAGCCTGGGAACCATCCCGGCAACCTCCATCATGCCCATCGCCCTGGCCAATGCCCGGCGGCTGGAAAAATATGGCGCTTAG